Proteins from a genomic interval of Paenibacillus sp. FSL H8-0048:
- a CDS encoding LutC/YkgG family protein, with product MNMNKEVFLNTIAAKLGRARKSEVQRPAIRELIPDSYGPLTQEDLVEMLKEQCFFIHTQVIETTRELLQRTLDDLIEANGGGNVMTSGDSRFKEYGLVFPEAAVWEEAAGRAENTRRAESANTAIVFADYALAESGTVVVESRPDQGRSLHFLPAHYIAVIEREKLVLRSTDAAAAFNRRIQAGEPMGSSINFISGPSNSADIEMKLVVGVHGPLRAAYVLI from the coding sequence ATGAACATGAATAAGGAGGTTTTTCTGAATACCATTGCCGCCAAGCTGGGACGGGCACGGAAGTCAGAGGTTCAGCGTCCTGCGATCCGGGAATTGATTCCTGACAGCTATGGCCCTCTTACCCAAGAGGATCTTGTAGAGATGCTTAAAGAGCAATGCTTCTTCATTCACACGCAGGTGATTGAAACGACGCGGGAGCTTTTGCAGAGAACGTTAGATGATCTGATAGAGGCTAATGGCGGCGGGAACGTGATGACTTCCGGTGATTCCCGGTTCAAGGAGTACGGGCTGGTCTTCCCGGAGGCTGCCGTATGGGAGGAAGCGGCGGGACGGGCGGAGAATACCAGGCGTGCCGAATCGGCGAATACAGCTATTGTCTTCGCCGACTATGCACTTGCGGAATCGGGAACGGTTGTGGTGGAGAGCCGCCCCGATCAGGGACGTTCGCTCCATTTCCTGCCTGCGCATTATATTGCGGTGATTGAACGCGAGAAGCTGGTGCTTCGCTCTACGGATGCGGCCGCAGCATTTAACCGGAGAATCCAGGCCGGGGAACCGATGGGCTCATCGATTAATTTCATCTCCGGTCCCTCTAATTCCGCGGATATTGAAATGAAGCTGGTGGTCGGGGTACACGGGCCGCTGAGGGCCGCTTATGTGCTGATTTGA
- a CDS encoding sugar O-acetyltransferase — protein MNQKDRMLAGLPYKAWLDGLTEERTAARLLVHQLNSLSPDAHEERDGLIRKLLGKTGELVHIETPFRCDYGSNITVGNNFYANFNCTILDVGKVVIGENVMFAPNVSLYTAGHPVHPDSRNSGYEYGIAITIGNNVWIGGNVIVNPGVTIGNNVVIGAGSVVTKDIPDNVIAVGSPCRIIREITEEDRKYYYKDREFDVTDYL, from the coding sequence ATGAATCAGAAAGACAGAATGCTCGCAGGCTTGCCCTATAAAGCATGGCTGGACGGATTAACCGAAGAACGGACAGCCGCGAGGCTACTGGTTCACCAGCTGAATTCACTCTCTCCCGACGCACACGAGGAGAGAGACGGGCTGATCCGCAAGCTTTTGGGCAAGACAGGGGAGCTTGTGCATATTGAGACTCCCTTCCGCTGCGATTATGGATCGAATATCACTGTAGGGAATAATTTCTATGCTAATTTCAACTGTACGATTCTCGATGTAGGCAAGGTGGTCATTGGCGAGAATGTCATGTTCGCTCCGAATGTATCACTCTATACAGCAGGCCATCCCGTCCATCCCGATTCCAGGAATTCAGGCTATGAATACGGAATTGCCATCACCATCGGCAACAATGTGTGGATCGGCGGCAATGTTATTGTGAATCCAGGTGTAACTATCGGGAATAACGTGGTCATCGGTGCGGGCAGTGTAGTGACTAAGGATATCCCTGATAATGTCATCGCCGTAGGCAGTCCGTGCCGGATTATCCGCGAGATCACGGAAGAAGACCGGAAATATTACTATAAGGATCGGGAATTTGACGTTACGGACTATTTGTAG
- a CDS encoding alpha/beta fold hydrolase, giving the protein MNIIQTNNIELAYDSFGNENDEAIILIAGLGTQMIRWTVPFCEQLAARGFRVVRFDNRDTGCSTHYSHYPAMDFSALAAALMSGQRPDIPYTLDDMAGDVIGLLDALGIDKAHVVGRSMGGMIAQLVASKYPERVLSLTSIMSTSGNPSLSQASPEVMGMMTTPGPNPFENEAGFVAHSMAFAKRIAGTGYPFEEAAYRALIAEEVRRAYDPGSVGRQIAAIAVSGDRRPLLAAIQVPALVIHGMDDPLFVPACGEDTASSIPGAKLMLVEGMGHDLPHQLYQQIIDAIERAAHRS; this is encoded by the coding sequence ATGAACATTATACAAACGAACAACATTGAGCTGGCGTATGACAGCTTTGGCAATGAGAATGACGAGGCCATCATCTTGATTGCCGGACTTGGCACCCAGATGATCCGCTGGACAGTTCCATTCTGTGAACAACTGGCAGCGCGGGGCTTCCGGGTGGTCCGTTTTGACAATCGGGACACGGGCTGCTCGACACATTACAGCCATTACCCGGCAATGGATTTCAGTGCCTTGGCGGCTGCGCTCATGTCGGGCCAACGGCCGGACATACCTTACACGCTCGATGACATGGCCGGTGACGTGATCGGACTGCTCGACGCCCTGGGAATTGACAAGGCACATGTCGTTGGCCGGTCCATGGGCGGAATGATCGCCCAGCTTGTTGCCAGTAAGTACCCTGAGCGGGTCCTGTCGCTCACCTCTATCATGTCTACGTCCGGGAATCCTTCCCTTTCACAGGCTTCTCCGGAGGTGATGGGGATGATGACAACTCCGGGGCCGAATCCGTTTGAGAATGAGGCAGGATTTGTGGCGCACAGCATGGCTTTTGCCAAGCGCATTGCCGGCACCGGCTATCCATTTGAAGAAGCAGCTTACCGGGCACTCATTGCGGAGGAAGTCCGGCGGGCCTACGATCCAGGCAGCGTGGGACGGCAGATTGCCGCGATTGCGGTCTCCGGTGACCGCCGTCCGCTACTGGCAGCCATACAAGTCCCTGCCCTTGTCATTCATGGCATGGACGATCCCCTGTTCGTTCCGGCGTGCGGGGAGGACACTGCTTCCTCTATCCCGGGCGCTAAGCTGATGCTCGTTGAAGGCATGGGACATGACCTGCCGCACCAGTTGTATCAGCAGATTATAGATGCTATTGAGCGGGCAGCTCATCGCAGTTGA
- a CDS encoding (Fe-S)-binding protein, giving the protein MRVSIFSTCLVDLMAPAAGIAMVEVLERLGCEIDYPASQVCCGQPTYNSGYLQESKLAMQNMMLAFEASDYVVGPSGSCIAMFHEYPKIFSGDPDWELKAVALKAKSYELTQFIVKVLGVTDIGATLEGTATYHRSCHMTRLLGEKETPFQLLEQVKGLKLEPLKNSDNCCGFGGTFAVKMPEISGQMADEKCGCVLDTGADILISADMGCLMNIGGRLSRKGEPVRVMHIAEVLNQHTPANQKGGN; this is encoded by the coding sequence GTGCGTGTCAGTATTTTTTCCACTTGTCTTGTAGATCTTATGGCTCCGGCTGCTGGTATTGCCATGGTAGAGGTCCTGGAGCGGCTTGGCTGCGAGATTGATTACCCGGCTTCACAGGTCTGCTGCGGACAGCCCACATATAACAGCGGTTATCTTCAGGAATCTAAGCTTGCTATGCAGAACATGATGCTGGCCTTCGAGGCTTCGGATTATGTCGTAGGGCCCTCCGGCTCCTGTATCGCTATGTTTCATGAGTATCCGAAGATCTTCAGCGGGGACCCGGACTGGGAATTGAAAGCGGTTGCGTTAAAAGCAAAATCATATGAACTCACCCAGTTCATTGTAAAAGTGCTGGGGGTCACCGATATAGGTGCCACGCTCGAAGGAACGGCAACCTACCACCGCTCCTGCCACATGACAAGGCTGCTGGGCGAGAAGGAAACGCCCTTCCAGCTGCTGGAGCAGGTGAAGGGACTTAAGCTTGAGCCGCTTAAAAACAGCGACAACTGCTGCGGGTTCGGCGGCACTTTTGCGGTGAAGATGCCTGAAATCTCCGGGCAGATGGCCGATGAGAAATGCGGCTGTGTACTGGATACCGGAGCGGATATCCTGATCAGTGCAGATATGGGCTGCCTGATGAACATCGGGGGGCGCCTGTCCCGCAAGGGTGAGCCGGTACGCGTCATGCATATTGCAGAGGTGCTCAACCAGCATACGCCTGCCAATCAGAAAGGGGGAAACTGA
- a CDS encoding M56 family metallopeptidase, whose protein sequence is MIMNTLLNLLISLTVAGSVVTISIYALKRLSTGHFPARWRYGLIKLALIFYLFPIALIMPWLSEHFIAPGAATSVQNLQSWKPENITDSPQPATLTLTTSTAYVLLGIWASGAITFAAWQGYAYRRFTRVLKRNRTMVPENSETAMMLRSIKEELGLTCSVKLAYSPVTRSPFLAGLWRPAVYLPVDSHANLDMEMVLRHELVHLKRKDLWIKAALLFVRTLHWYNPLVHKVRHELHTWSELTCDQEVVQEMSHADRKRYGGTILNVMAGPASQPGAFYASLSGDGKQLQRRLTHMLNVKKLNRQTLFLSVTAVLLIAGIGTSTAALASKMTPQVVADTEYTSSDNAASELAASKVPEGKITEPAKVSGTRSAESSTIPVQEYKAGQLVAGPAESADSVTVPAEVAPGAAQADITAQPLPELVPAPAESAPVTVPKANATQSDSGLAPAPVPDQKEAIAEAPPELVPAPAIVEDIPAPSK, encoded by the coding sequence ATGATCATGAACACTCTTCTGAATCTTCTGATTTCACTAACCGTTGCCGGAAGTGTAGTAACTATCAGTATATACGCACTGAAGAGGTTATCGACCGGACATTTCCCGGCCCGATGGCGTTACGGACTCATTAAGCTGGCCTTAATCTTTTATTTGTTCCCTATAGCTCTTATAATGCCGTGGCTATCAGAGCACTTCATCGCGCCGGGTGCAGCCACAAGTGTACAGAATCTCCAGAGTTGGAAGCCCGAAAATATAACAGATTCACCCCAGCCTGCAACATTAACTTTAACAACAAGTACCGCCTATGTCCTGTTAGGAATTTGGGCATCGGGAGCTATCACTTTTGCCGCCTGGCAAGGGTATGCTTACCGCAGGTTTACCAGAGTACTTAAGCGTAACCGGACCATGGTACCGGAGAATAGTGAGACAGCCATGATGCTGAGGAGCATCAAGGAGGAGCTTGGCCTCACCTGTAGCGTGAAGCTCGCCTACAGTCCTGTCACACGCAGTCCTTTTCTGGCAGGACTATGGAGACCGGCGGTCTATCTGCCTGTAGACAGCCATGCCAATCTGGATATGGAGATGGTGCTGCGCCATGAGCTGGTTCATCTGAAGCGGAAGGATCTGTGGATCAAGGCTGCATTGCTATTCGTCCGTACCTTGCATTGGTATAATCCGCTGGTTCATAAGGTACGTCATGAGCTTCATACCTGGAGCGAGCTGACCTGTGACCAGGAGGTGGTGCAGGAGATGTCTCATGCCGACCGTAAGCGTTACGGCGGGACGATACTGAATGTCATGGCAGGGCCAGCCAGTCAACCCGGAGCGTTCTACGCCTCATTATCCGGTGACGGTAAACAATTACAAAGGAGATTAACCCATATGCTTAACGTCAAAAAACTAAACAGACAAACCCTCTTCCTATCGGTTACCGCAGTACTGTTAATTGCAGGGATCGGTACCTCTACGGCGGCATTGGCCTCTAAGATGACACCACAAGTGGTCGCCGACACGGAGTATACTTCTTCCGATAATGCCGCCTCCGAACTTGCAGCTTCTAAAGTGCCCGAAGGTAAAATAACCGAGCCTGCCAAAGTATCTGGCACCCGGTCAGCCGAGAGCAGCACTATCCCCGTCCAGGAATATAAAGCAGGACAACTCGTTGCCGGGCCTGCTGAATCTGCTGATTCTGTAACAGTTCCCGCTGAAGTGGCTCCCGGAGCTGCTCAAGCAGACATCACTGCACAGCCGCTGCCTGAGCTTGTACCAGCCCCGGCTGAAAGTGCTCCCGTAACTGTGCCAAAAGCAAACGCCACCCAATCTGATTCCGGGCTTGCCCCGGCACCAGTCCCTGACCAGAAAGAGGCTATTGCAGAGGCGCCTCCCGAGCTGGTGCCGGCTCCTGCAATCGTTGAGGATATTCCAGCACCTTCTAAGTAA
- a CDS encoding LutB/LldF family L-lactate oxidation iron-sulfur protein encodes MSLQTDSRSFSERTAEGLGDSFMRSAVGSAQDSLKTRRLTAATALGDWEKWRTVGQLIRQHTLANLDFYLEQLADNVERQGGHIYFAATKEEASSYIRDVIERKQATRVVKSKSMVTEEIELNHVLLEAGCELIETDLGEYILQMDDWDPPSHIVAPALHKDREQIRRVFAEKLGYTGDETPEMLAGFARSVLRQKFLDAEVGITGCNFAIANLGAINLVTNEGNGDLTAAIPKTHIAVMGMERIVPSIEEMEILDNLLCRSAVGQKLTSYITVMGPSAAGETDGPEEFHLVVVDNGRSDILGSEFGEALQCIRCGACLNVCPVYRHIGGHAYGSIYPGPIGAVITPLLGGYDDYKELPYASSLCGACTDVCPVKIPLHEQLVMHRQNIVKQKRTGAADRFQMKAAAKLLSSPALFGKTLRLAHSASRIMSKHGRIVRGPAIIQGWIGSRDLNQPVKPQDSFRAWLEKRKGGSE; translated from the coding sequence TTGAGCCTGCAAACGGATTCACGCAGCTTCAGCGAACGGACCGCGGAGGGCCTTGGGGATTCCTTTATGCGCAGTGCCGTGGGGTCCGCACAAGACAGCCTTAAGACCCGGCGGCTGACCGCTGCTACCGCACTTGGAGATTGGGAGAAGTGGCGGACGGTGGGCCAGCTGATCCGTCAGCATACGCTGGCAAACCTGGACTTTTATCTGGAGCAGCTTGCGGATAATGTTGAGCGGCAGGGTGGACATATCTATTTTGCCGCAACCAAGGAAGAGGCCAGCAGTTATATACGGGATGTCATTGAACGCAAGCAGGCGACCCGGGTCGTCAAATCCAAGTCCATGGTTACTGAGGAGATTGAACTGAACCATGTGCTGCTCGAAGCCGGCTGTGAGCTGATTGAGACGGATCTCGGAGAATACATTCTGCAGATGGATGACTGGGACCCTCCCTCCCATATCGTAGCCCCCGCTCTGCATAAAGACCGGGAGCAGATCAGGCGCGTCTTCGCGGAGAAGCTCGGATACACCGGCGATGAGACGCCGGAGATGTTGGCCGGGTTCGCCCGCAGCGTCCTGCGCCAGAAGTTCCTGGATGCGGAGGTTGGGATTACGGGCTGTAATTTTGCCATTGCCAACCTGGGCGCAATAAATCTCGTCACGAATGAGGGGAACGGCGACCTCACCGCCGCGATTCCCAAAACGCATATCGCAGTGATGGGCATGGAACGGATTGTACCGTCGATTGAGGAAATGGAAATCCTGGATAATCTGCTCTGCCGCAGTGCGGTCGGCCAGAAGCTGACCAGCTATATCACGGTCATGGGTCCCTCAGCGGCGGGAGAGACCGACGGACCAGAGGAATTCCATCTGGTGGTCGTCGATAACGGCCGTTCCGATATTCTGGGGAGTGAATTTGGCGAAGCCTTGCAATGTATCCGCTGCGGCGCCTGCTTGAATGTCTGTCCGGTCTACCGTCATATCGGCGGCCATGCTTACGGTTCCATCTACCCGGGTCCGATTGGTGCGGTCATTACGCCGCTGCTTGGCGGTTATGACGACTATAAGGAGCTGCCGTATGCCTCCAGTCTCTGCGGGGCGTGTACAGATGTATGTCCAGTAAAAATCCCGCTGCATGAGCAGCTTGTGATGCACCGCCAGAATATTGTGAAGCAGAAGCGAACCGGCGCTGCCGACCGATTCCAGATGAAGGCCGCCGCTAAGCTGCTCTCCTCCCCTGCCCTATTCGGCAAAACTCTCAGACTCGCCCATTCGGCCAGCCGGATCATGAGCAAGCATGGACGTATTGTACGGGGACCGGCCATCATTCAGGGGTGGATTGGTTCACGCGACCTGAACCAGCCCGTCAAGCCGCAGGACAGCTTCCGGGCATGGCTGGAGAAGCGCAAAGGAGGTTCAGAGTAA
- a CDS encoding BlaI/MecI/CopY family transcriptional regulator: MNKIQKLSDTELELMEAIWASTPPVTSTELLNQFAHKGRDWKAQTISTFLSRLVDKGFLTATRHGRLNKYVPGISPEDYKLVETQHVLDGLYQGSVKNLISAMYDGDKLSDQDIDELKQWFSEK; encoded by the coding sequence GTGAACAAGATTCAAAAGCTATCGGATACAGAATTAGAGTTAATGGAAGCCATTTGGGCGAGTACGCCGCCAGTTACTTCAACGGAGCTGCTGAACCAGTTCGCGCATAAGGGTAGGGATTGGAAGGCGCAGACGATATCTACCTTTTTGTCACGGTTAGTGGATAAGGGGTTTCTGACGGCTACCCGGCATGGGCGGCTCAACAAATATGTGCCCGGCATTTCGCCTGAGGACTATAAGCTGGTGGAGACTCAGCATGTCCTGGATGGGCTGTATCAGGGTTCGGTCAAGAATCTGATCTCTGCCATGTATGATGGCGACAAGCTGTCGGACCAGGATATTGATGAGCTGAAGCAATGGTTCTCGGAAAAATAG
- a CDS encoding FprA family A-type flavoprotein codes for MSTQTRQIAEGIHWVGKIDNREVPFHRLILAKGTTYNSYLLKTGKPTVIDTVDMEFGREYAECLAGMIDLMDIHYIVINHTEPDHSGGLAALAAQALNATIVCTEIAVPELQEMYKLHSRNFLVVKDGDTLDIGGKTLLFKETPYLHTAETMITYCVEDQILFPCDIFSTHVAAEHLFSDEAGFDITEDYKGYYAAIIHPHRRYVRTLLEAVKDLQIRMIAPSHGFLIREDIPKFIGLYATMSRETTQGKKAVIVYTTIKNSTKKMAAIIENCLKENNIETEVWNADKSSTADILRSIESADAVFIGSSTKYADMIGNLEEVLKGMQEMNLEGKLATAFGSYGWSGEAIEVIQDYLNGTNMTIQSTSDVIKTTGMTHVEFPVRVRFSPREPEKVQKIKHATEFVSDLLLSSI; via the coding sequence ATGAGTACACAAACCAGACAAATCGCCGAAGGCATCCACTGGGTAGGCAAAATAGACAACCGTGAAGTTCCGTTCCACCGCCTGATTCTCGCCAAGGGCACCACCTATAACTCCTATCTTCTCAAAACCGGCAAGCCGACCGTAATCGATACCGTGGATATGGAATTCGGCCGCGAATATGCCGAGTGTCTCGCCGGAATGATTGATCTTATGGATATTCATTACATTGTCATTAACCATACCGAGCCTGACCACTCCGGAGGACTGGCGGCACTGGCAGCGCAGGCCTTGAATGCTACGATTGTCTGCACCGAGATCGCAGTGCCGGAGCTGCAGGAGATGTATAAGCTGCATAGCCGCAACTTCCTGGTGGTGAAGGACGGGGACACACTGGATATCGGCGGCAAAACCCTGCTGTTCAAAGAAACGCCGTACCTCCACACCGCAGAGACGATGATTACGTACTGTGTGGAAGACCAGATCCTGTTCCCTTGCGATATTTTCAGTACGCATGTGGCTGCCGAGCATCTGTTCAGCGATGAAGCAGGCTTCGATATCACGGAAGATTACAAAGGCTATTATGCAGCGATTATCCACCCGCACAGAAGATATGTAAGAACGCTGCTGGAAGCGGTGAAGGATCTGCAGATCCGCATGATTGCGCCCTCCCACGGGTTCCTGATCCGCGAGGACATTCCTAAGTTCATCGGGCTGTACGCCACCATGAGCCGGGAGACCACCCAGGGCAAGAAGGCTGTCATTGTCTATACCACCATCAAGAACAGCACGAAGAAGATGGCCGCGATCATTGAGAATTGCCTGAAGGAGAACAATATTGAGACAGAAGTCTGGAACGCAGATAAAAGCAGCACCGCAGACATCCTGCGCAGCATCGAATCGGCAGACGCCGTCTTCATCGGCAGCTCCACGAAGTATGCGGACATGATCGGGAACCTGGAGGAAGTGCTGAAGGGCATGCAGGAGATGAACCTGGAAGGCAAGCTTGCTACGGCATTTGGCTCTTACGGCTGGAGCGGAGAAGCCATCGAGGTCATTCAGGATTACCTGAACGGAACGAACATGACTATACAGAGCACCTCCGATGTGATCAAAACCACCGGTATGACCCATGTAGAATTCCCTGTCCGGGTGAGATTCTCCCCAAGAGAGCCTGAGAAGGTCCAGAAGATTAAGCATGCAACCGAATTTGTCTCGGATCTGCTGCTCAGTTCAATCTAG
- the aldA gene encoding aldehyde dehydrogenase, which translates to MTKHLMYINGQFTESEGKEWMEVTNPATDEVISQVPKATRNDVIRAIDAAEQAQAEWEETPAVERGKYLHAIADGIRAEADSIARLISEEVGKTLELSTVEVHFTADYLDYMAEWARRYEGEIVQSDRDNEHIFVFKRAIGVTTGILPWNFPFFLIARKMAPALITGNTIVVKPSAESPNNAMAFSRIVDQAGLPKGVFNLITGRGAEVGNELSSNAKVGMVSLTGSVPAGQKVMEAAAENIIKVSLELGGKAPAIVMKDADLELAVQAIVASRVINTGQVCNCAERVYVHEDIKEEFTTRLVEAMKAVKYGDPLKDTDIQMGPLINKAAQESVQQKVDRAVQEGAKIALGGKKVEGTGSFFEPTVIIDATNEMEIVQEEIFGPVIPVISFSTLDEAIALANDSEFGLTSSLYTQNLNVAMKVIKRLKYGETYINRENFEAMQGFHAGWRKSGIGGADGKHGLNEYLQTQVIYLQYDKSVN; encoded by the coding sequence GTGACCAAGCATTTGATGTATATCAACGGCCAATTTACGGAATCCGAAGGCAAAGAGTGGATGGAAGTGACCAATCCGGCAACCGATGAAGTCATCTCACAGGTTCCCAAGGCAACCAGGAATGATGTTATACGCGCCATTGATGCAGCGGAGCAAGCACAGGCTGAGTGGGAGGAGACTCCTGCGGTAGAGCGCGGCAAGTATTTGCATGCAATTGCTGACGGCATCCGGGCAGAGGCGGACAGCATCGCCAGGCTGATCTCGGAGGAAGTCGGCAAGACACTGGAATTATCGACCGTAGAGGTTCATTTTACTGCGGATTATTTGGATTATATGGCGGAATGGGCACGGCGTTATGAGGGGGAGATCGTGCAGAGTGACCGTGATAATGAGCATATTTTTGTATTCAAAAGAGCGATCGGCGTCACCACGGGCATTCTGCCCTGGAACTTCCCGTTCTTCCTGATCGCCAGAAAAATGGCCCCGGCGCTCATCACCGGCAACACGATTGTCGTGAAGCCCAGCGCGGAATCTCCGAACAATGCCATGGCGTTCAGCCGGATTGTGGATCAGGCCGGATTGCCTAAGGGGGTATTTAACCTTATTACAGGCAGAGGTGCGGAAGTGGGCAACGAGCTGTCCAGTAATGCCAAGGTAGGCATGGTTAGTCTTACAGGCAGCGTACCGGCAGGGCAGAAGGTGATGGAGGCGGCAGCTGAGAATATCATCAAGGTCAGCCTGGAGCTGGGCGGCAAAGCGCCTGCTATCGTCATGAAGGATGCCGATCTGGAGCTGGCGGTTCAGGCGATTGTCGCTTCCCGGGTCATTAATACAGGCCAGGTCTGTAACTGTGCGGAGCGTGTCTATGTCCATGAAGACATCAAGGAGGAGTTCACCACGCGGCTGGTTGAAGCGATGAAGGCCGTGAAGTATGGAGACCCGCTCAAGGACACGGACATCCAGATGGGACCGCTCATTAACAAGGCCGCGCAGGAATCGGTACAGCAGAAGGTGGACCGTGCCGTTCAGGAAGGGGCTAAGATCGCTCTGGGCGGTAAAAAAGTTGAAGGAACCGGCAGCTTCTTCGAGCCGACAGTGATCATAGACGCTACGAATGAGATGGAGATTGTGCAGGAGGAGATTTTCGGTCCGGTCATTCCCGTCATTTCGTTCTCAACCCTGGACGAGGCGATTGCCCTCGCCAATGACAGTGAGTTCGGCTTAACCTCATCGCTATATACGCAGAATCTCAATGTCGCCATGAAAGTCATCAAGCGGCTGAAATACGGGGAGACGTACATCAACCGCGAGAATTTCGAGGCGATGCAGGGCTTCCATGCAGGCTGGAGAAAATCCGGCATCGGCGGCGCTGACGGCAAGCACGGCTTGAACGAGTACCTCCAGACGCAGGTCATCTACCTGCAATATGATAAATCGGTGAACTGA
- a CDS encoding DUF2239 family protein, whose amino-acid sequence MSTINEQTNTYCTAFLGVEIAASGALQHVVTVVKSKLSDSELARVLIFDDSTGKPIDVDYHGEIDEVLTRLAEPSEESAATEVNPQNTRRAGRPKLGVVSGEVTLLPRQWEWLKAQPGGASVTLRKLVDDARRSGEQQGTIRKSQEAAYAFMTAMAGDFNHYEEALRALYAGDSERFDQYTQDWAPDIRSHVKQLAADALQKN is encoded by the coding sequence ATGAGTACGATTAATGAACAGACGAATACTTACTGCACAGCATTTTTGGGAGTGGAGATCGCTGCCAGCGGTGCCTTACAGCACGTGGTTACGGTGGTGAAGAGTAAGCTGAGTGACAGCGAGCTGGCCCGGGTGCTTATCTTTGACGATTCCACGGGGAAGCCGATAGATGTAGATTATCACGGGGAAATAGATGAGGTGCTTACGCGGTTAGCTGAGCCTTCAGAAGAGTCAGCTGCTACAGAAGTGAATCCCCAGAACACGCGCCGGGCCGGACGGCCCAAGCTGGGGGTCGTATCCGGTGAGGTTACTTTATTGCCAAGGCAGTGGGAATGGCTCAAAGCCCAGCCTGGAGGGGCATCCGTAACCCTGCGCAAGCTGGTTGATGACGCCCGGCGCAGCGGAGAACAGCAGGGCACCATCCGCAAGTCACAAGAAGCAGCTTATGCCTTTATGACAGCTATGGCCGGGGATTTCAACCATTACGAAGAAGCTCTGCGTGCGCTGTATGCCGGTGATTCGGAGCGTTTTGACCAATACACTCAGGACTGGGCACCTGACATCCGCAGCCATGTGAAGCAGTTAGCTGCAGATGCATTACAGAAGAATTGA
- the bshB2 gene encoding bacillithiol biosynthesis deacetylase BshB2: protein MNNTQTTEHKRILVVFPHPDDEAFGAAGTIAKYIQQGAEVTYACLTLGEMGRNMGIPPFANRVTLPEIRKEELRASCRAIGIQDLRMLGFHDKMIEFEDQQLLDQTLLALIHELAPTLVITFYPGYSVHPDHDATGAAVIRAVRQLPPAERPVVHCGAFAIGHEKHIGLPDVHVDVTAFLDKKMASIQAHRSQFQAAELVGNQVLTAEEIQLRFGREVFWTYPMNTQH from the coding sequence ATGAACAATACACAGACTACAGAACATAAGCGCATACTGGTGGTGTTTCCGCATCCTGACGATGAGGCTTTTGGAGCGGCTGGCACTATTGCGAAGTATATTCAGCAAGGCGCCGAAGTAACCTATGCCTGCCTGACGCTAGGCGAAATGGGACGCAATATGGGGATTCCGCCGTTTGCCAACCGGGTGACGCTGCCGGAGATCCGCAAGGAAGAGCTGCGGGCGTCCTGCCGGGCTATCGGCATACAAGACTTAAGAATGCTGGGCTTCCACGATAAAATGATTGAATTCGAGGATCAGCAGCTGCTGGATCAGACACTGCTGGCGCTGATCCATGAGCTGGCTCCTACGCTTGTGATTACCTTCTATCCCGGCTACAGCGTACACCCGGATCACGATGCTACAGGAGCAGCCGTTATCCGGGCAGTCCGGCAGCTGCCGCCTGCAGAGCGGCCGGTGGTTCACTGTGGCGCATTCGCCATCGGCCATGAGAAGCACATCGGCCTCCCGGATGTGCATGTCGATGTCACCGCATTCCTGGACAAGAAGATGGCCTCTATCCAGGCACACCGTTCGCAATTCCAGGCGGCGGAGCTTGTCGGCAATCAGGTGCTGACGGCCGAGGAGATTCAGCTCCGCTTCGGACGGGAAGTCTTCTGGACCTACCCCATGAACACACAACACTAA